From a single Bacillus sp. BGMRC 2118 genomic region:
- a CDS encoding NCS2 family permease, with protein MFKLKENQTTVRTEVMAGITTFLTMVYIVIVNPIILADAGVPFDQVFIATIIATVVGTLWMALFANYPIAIAPGMGLNAYFAYSVVGTNPNITYEIAFAAVLISGLLFVILSLTPFREKLIEAIPENLKHGITAGIGLFIAFIGLRLTGIITAHPSNLVTLGDLHSPQALLALIGLAITIILMALNVNGALFIGMILTGIIAYFNGLLKFKEGFMAKPALPDIIVMNPLTAAGDVIQYGLYAVVFSFLLVTIFDTTGTMVGVAQQAGLMKGNKLPRARQALLADSVATTVGAVFGTSPTSAYIESSSGVAAGGRTGLTTLTVSILFVIAAFFGPLVGAVSGISAITAPALIIVGSLMIGSIAHIKWNELDEAFPAFLIILSMPLTSSIATGIALGFISYPILKVVKGKWREVHPLVYIFAVLFFYQLAFLPH; from the coding sequence ATGTTTAAACTTAAAGAAAACCAAACGACAGTTAGAACGGAAGTAATGGCTGGGATTACAACGTTTTTAACAATGGTATACATCGTCATTGTAAACCCTATTATTCTGGCAGATGCCGGAGTACCTTTTGATCAAGTATTTATTGCGACCATCATCGCAACAGTCGTCGGAACATTATGGATGGCCCTATTTGCAAATTATCCAATTGCCATCGCACCAGGTATGGGATTAAATGCTTACTTTGCGTATTCAGTAGTTGGAACCAATCCAAACATCACGTATGAGATTGCATTTGCAGCTGTATTAATATCAGGACTATTGTTCGTTATCCTTTCTTTAACTCCATTTAGGGAAAAATTAATAGAAGCCATTCCAGAAAATCTGAAACATGGAATTACGGCCGGTATCGGGCTTTTTATCGCGTTTATCGGACTACGTTTGACAGGAATCATTACTGCTCATCCTTCAAACCTTGTTACTCTTGGTGATCTTCACTCACCTCAAGCGCTTTTGGCTCTAATTGGCTTAGCTATTACGATTATATTGATGGCACTTAATGTGAATGGAGCGTTATTTATCGGAATGATTTTAACAGGTATTATCGCATACTTTAATGGCCTGTTAAAATTTAAAGAAGGCTTCATGGCAAAACCTGCCCTGCCTGACATTATCGTTATGAATCCACTAACTGCAGCAGGAGATGTTATTCAATACGGTTTATATGCTGTTGTTTTCTCATTCTTACTTGTTACCATCTTTGATACAACAGGAACAATGGTTGGAGTTGCACAGCAAGCCGGTTTGATGAAAGGTAACAAGCTTCCACGTGCTAGACAAGCGCTGCTAGCTGATTCTGTTGCAACGACAGTTGGTGCTGTTTTCGGAACGAGTCCAACCAGTGCATATATTGAATCTTCATCCGGTGTTGCAGCTGGAGGAAGAACAGGGTTAACAACCTTAACTGTATCAATACTATTTGTAATAGCAGCATTCTTTGGGCCACTTGTAGGTGCTGTTTCAGGTATTTCCGCTATTACTGCACCAGCCTTAATTATCGTGGGAAGCTTAATGATCGGAAGTATTGCTCATATTAAATGGAATGAATTAGACGAAGCCTTCCCTGCCTTTTTAATCATTCTAAGCATGCCATTAACATCAAGTATCGCAACAGGTATTGCACTTGGATTTATTAGCTATCCAATACTAAAAGTTGTAAAAGGAAAATGGCGTGAAGTTCATCCGCTCGTTTATATATTTGCTGTTTTATTCTTTTATCAACTGGCATTCTTGCCTCATTAA